The sequence below is a genomic window from Humulus lupulus chromosome 3, drHumLupu1.1, whole genome shotgun sequence.
TAGTAAGTATAaggtatattttaataaaattgcaaaaatataggaaaaaatcccttaataaacaaataaattataCAATACAAAAGAATAAGAAAACCATATTTATTAAACTTTTACACAAAATCTAATTTCCGATGCTAATTTTGTATAGCATTTGCATCAAGCAGACCTCAAAATTCTGCTGATTTCATATTTCTAaatctgaaagaaaaaaaaaacatgcatAGAAGTGTTTGAAATgtgtaaaagaaagaagaagaaaaaaagaagaaaaagaaatgccGAAGAGATGCCAAGAGAAGACGACGACGGAAGTTGCAGCAGTGCAGTCGAGGTGGGTTGCAATGGCAGTGATTGGGAACCGTCAAGGATTAGAGGGGATTTGGGTTCAGctgagagctagagagagggaAATGATGAATTTTTGCGTGAAGGTCAATTTACTCTAAATTTATTTTTCAAGCATAAATGTGCATTGACTTAaagcactttttttttttaaatatgggcCTCCTTAAAACATAGATGCTCAAATTGCACTTCAAGAAAAATATGGAATGACCTTATCTTGTAAAGAACTTCATTCAAATTTGGTTGACACGGACCACAACCTAAACGGGAGGGAAATTTTGGTGTAATGTGTAGGTGCATATATCATTCcaaagaaaattgaagattttGGGGGCATTCACACTATCTACTTTCTAAGTACAATGTACTGGAGCTTTGAACAGTTTTTATCACTGTCAAAACATGATATATTATACACTCAGAACCTGGGACAAAATTGTAATGAAACTATTTGGATTTGTGCTTTACTATTCACAAAGGAAACACTGTACAAGAAGACCTTCCTTGATATTTTTTCAAAGCTTGTGTCCTTTCAAAAGGGTGAAGGGGAGGTGGAAGGGGGAACTTGCGTCCTTTCAGCTAGTAAAAATTCAGAAGCAAATTCTTCATCATTCTTCCCCAGCATGTCTTTCAAACTACATTCGATATTCCTTTGCTTAAGAACCCAGAACCTTGGTTTTATCTTCTTCTCCAACGAATAGCTCAAGAACCTTGGATAGTCTACCACCTCCCTTAATGGCTTCTCCATGGTGTTTATGAGAAAATCAAGCTTTGGTCTCATTACCTCGTCAATGCTGTACCCGAGCAGAGGTGAGAATCTACGAACCATGAACGCAACATCCCTTCTAGATAATCCCATGTTCACTAAATATTTCATCCTGAACCCCAAGTTTCCCAGGTtagttttcttttccttatctTATGAGACAACCAAAGGCTGATTATGCAATCTCATTAACAACCATTATGGAGATAAATCATACCTTGGATGGCCTCAAAGAAAATGAGTTAAAAAACATTAGTTTATTATTAACAATATTAGCTAATTTTAAAGGATTAGAGCAGTACCGCGGAAGTAGAGTTCTGTCAATATCAGATACGAGGAGTTCAGGATATTTTTTAATAACCCGTGGATAGTGAACTTCAGAAATACCAATAGCAGAAAGAAATTTAAGCTTCCTCTTTAGAGTTCTTTCGATGCTGGTAGCAAATATTTCTGGACAGCGGCCAAGGATCTTTCCAATTGTTTCTTTGTCAAATCCTACATCTTCCAAAAGTGAAACCACCTGTACATAGTACAAAAATATAAATAGTAATGAAAAAATGGTTTGAACATTAGTGTCTATGCGATCTAAATACCCCACAATAAACAATGTGGTTGATCTGTTTATAAAACTTTCACCATATACAGGGCATTGCAAATTCTTCTTTTCTTAAtctaaaaggaaaaagaaaactaTATCAAACAAAATCTTTCAAATGCACTTTCAATATAAACACATTTTGCTCATATGAAACATTATACTAAGAAATTCATGAAACAAGAACCATCATTCTAAAGTGAGAAATTATCCCATAGATTAAAAATTCACTACCTCGTTAAATTCTTGAGGTTTCCGTAGCAATATCTGAGGACTTTTACAAATGACCTGTCCCAGTTTCTTGTTTGTAACACCTAAACTTCCAATCTCTTCGACCATCAAATGTATTTTGCTAGTTGAACAACCCAATAAATGAGGCCAGCTTCTGATTGCACGATTAACACTTTCTTTAGGCACCTGTCATGAAGCACAACTTTTTATCTTAAAATGCTATTAAGTAATCAACATTTTGTCAAATCCATAAACTATATATACCTTATTTGTTCTTCATATTGAAGAGGGGAGAGGGAGAAAGACAAACAGATATGGAAGCTTGTTCTTAACTGAAAAACATGTACACCTGGTAATGATCTTACACAGTAGGCTTCATACCAGATGTTAAGACTACAAAGAGAAATGAGGTATAATTAAGCCTACTGACTAGTACTTAAAAGAGAATAGACTAGAAAAAGGAACTTCTACTTGGTAAGGATATTATGCTCATCGGGAAGTAAATAATTAAGACCTTACAAAATTTTGGTTTCTTAATAATATCTTTGCAAGGAGTAAGGACTAACAAAACTTGGACTCCTCTAGGTTTGTTCCACAAACTATATAAAGGTAAAGTAGCAATTCATAACTACAGAAACAACCGAGCTCGATACAGTTACCCACGTAATATTTCTTAAGATAGCAAGGAGAGATACGTTGTTACCCTAGAAGAAACAGAAACAACCTAGGGGGATGGGAGTGAAAAGTGTCGACAGTATAGCTTGACAAGCATGCAGAGTAGAATAGTATACCTTCTCCTTGTCAAAGTAAACGCTAACATCCTTGTAGTTCTCTTGAATACTTGTAGATAGAACCCATGGATATTTTTGTAACATTTTCCCAATATCCCTTTCATCCATGCTGAGCTGGAAGGCAAAAAAAAATGCTCAATTACAGACAGAGAAGATGAGATAATAATAATGTCAGAAGTCCAATTAAGGTCTATATACAAAAGAAAGGCAATATACAAGAGaacaatgaattttttttatgcaagatcaaagagaagaaaaaaaagatagTGCCAGAGGGAATTAATATGacattttaaacaattaaagtagTGTTTGACACACAAACCCTAATCATCTAACTCTCTACCAGTACACAACTTCTAAAAATCAACTATGACATTTTAAACAATGAATTTGTTTTATGCAAGatcaaagagaagaaaagaaagataGTGCCAGAGGGAATTATTATGacattttaaacaattaaagtagTGTTTGACACACAAACCCTAATCATCTAACCCTCTACCTGTACACAACTTCTAAAAATCAACTACAACATAATTCTAGAATCATTCCTTCCTGTATTTAACTTCAAGTATGTAACTTTACTCCTATTTTTGCATCTACCCAGGGTTTAATAATTGATAGTTTCTTCACGAGAGTTCTCAGCTTTATTTGTGGTTTTAACTCACTGTAAGTAAGCTCAGGATAATACTTTAGTAAGACATGTCAAATAATATTGTTAACAAGAAATTCAATATAATCCTACTACTtatggtttatttatttatatcatTAGCGATTAATTTAGCTTATTTGGTGGTGTTAAATCCACAACATTCTGTACACTAAAATTGATGAAATGTTATGAAGCAATACCTCCTTCAAAGCCAGCATTCTTGTCTTAATGACTTTGATGTCAAAAAACATAATAGGTGGGAACAAAAGAAGTGTGTTTCTCATGTATTCTCCAGAGATTCCAATCTTTTCAAGAAATCCCACCAAGGTGCTGATTTGTGAATCCAAAGGTAACAGCAGAAGACGAGGAAATGATTCCACTAGATATCGGAAAGAGATATCCTTGGAACCCAGCATGTCCAAACCGCCACGTCTTGCTTCAATctacaaaataactttaaaatttCATTGACAATATGAATAAAATCATAAATGCTGGGAGACACTtcaacaaattaaattaattatagaaGTTCACTAATGACAAAAGATTAATAGAAATGTAAAAGAAACTTGCAGCTTCAAAAACAAATGCATCACAAACAATTAATTGGAAAGTCAGATACCAAACCTTTTCAAAAAATGCTAATGTCTGTTGCAAATCATCATCTACTGGAATTGATAAGTGCATCATCATACGACGGGAGTTTTTCCCGATAATTCCTCCATCATCACTGCCAGAAAAGAAGATTTCCTTCATATACTTTACCTATAATCCAAATGGATGATAAGCAAGGGGAGCTTCAACAATAGGTATAAAATTTTTTATGCACTTCGACAAAACAATAGAGATGGAATCAATATTATACAACTAGTCCTAGCTAATTATCTATaagaataaacaaataaaaataaaaactagagGGTGTGGTAAGAAAATAGAAGACAATTAATTTCACAAGCTTATA
It includes:
- the LOC133822571 gene encoding transcription termination factor MTERF2, chloroplastic, whose translation is MFTPTAMSSKLVPFPTNFNFTLWPSSSLNTPTSSLLPSSSLTSFSTRLHSHTSKTHHHHHLPLLAISPNSSAPSLDDQSEELRQAQEALFEFVRGFGVSHEDSAAISSGSPRYLQMLVDGVRDLDELKLWSSWKSGEEEKGLKLNGFKEKVSYMAMEKGDNGKVAFLESFVGLSLSSAMNVARYLSAETLPGLIGKVKYMKEIFFSGSDDGGIIGKNSRRMMMHLSIPVDDDLQQTLAFFEKIEARRGGLDMLGSKDISFRYLVESFPRLLLLPLDSQISTLVGFLEKIGISGEYMRNTLLLFPPIMFFDIKVIKTRMLALKELSMDERDIGKMLQKYPWVLSTSIQENYKDVSVYFDKEKVPKESVNRAIRSWPHLLGCSTSKIHLMVEEIGSLGVTNKKLGQVICKSPQILLRKPQEFNEVVSLLEDVGFDKETIGKILGRCPEIFATSIERTLKRKLKFLSAIGISEVHYPRVIKKYPELLVSDIDRTLLPRMKYLVNMGLSRRDVAFMVRRFSPLLGYSIDEVMRPKLDFLINTMEKPLREVVDYPRFLSYSLEKKIKPRFWVLKQRNIECSLKDMLGKNDEEFASEFLLAERTQVPPSTSPSPF